One genomic region from Sphingobacterium multivorum encodes:
- the glsA gene encoding glutaminase A → MRKNVRLVACIIGLICSGSITVSFAQNNIQNQHSTKSAIIDKALLDKILDKNRQSFKEGKVADYIPELSKANAASVALSVVNSDGTIVSIGDVQQRFTIQSISKIVSLMLAVLENGEEVVFNKMGYYGTDKPFNHFANLETSGKPLNPMMNAGAILTTSLIKGTGEEPFVKIRDMIRFITNNEKIDYSRSVYHSERETGNRNRGMFYLMRNNGLIDGEGEDKLNNYFKQCSIEITAEDLAKIGFFFAHHCVRYDGNKQYYNPDLSQLVQSQMLIAGMYEFSGEYARTVGLPSKSGVGGGITVSVPNKMGIGAYSPALDQHGNSVAAYRMILDLVKEKSLGLFN, encoded by the coding sequence ATGAGAAAAAATGTCAGGTTGGTAGCCTGTATTATAGGTTTGATATGTTCCGGATCAATTACTGTATCGTTTGCTCAAAACAACATTCAAAACCAGCACAGTACTAAGAGCGCGATCATTGATAAAGCGCTATTGGATAAAATATTGGATAAAAATAGGCAATCATTCAAAGAAGGTAAAGTGGCTGATTACATCCCGGAATTAAGTAAAGCCAATGCAGCATCTGTCGCACTTTCGGTGGTAAATAGTGATGGAACAATCGTTAGTATCGGAGATGTACAACAAAGATTTACAATTCAGAGTATTTCAAAAATTGTTTCCTTGATGCTTGCTGTATTGGAAAATGGCGAGGAAGTTGTTTTTAATAAAATGGGATACTATGGAACAGATAAACCCTTCAATCATTTTGCGAATTTGGAAACATCGGGTAAACCGCTCAATCCGATGATGAACGCCGGCGCCATTTTAACGACATCGCTTATTAAAGGAACAGGTGAGGAACCTTTTGTTAAAATAAGGGATATGATTCGCTTTATAACGAATAATGAAAAAATCGATTACAGTAGATCTGTATACCATTCGGAACGGGAGACTGGAAATCGAAACAGAGGCATGTTCTACCTGATGCGCAACAATGGACTCATTGATGGTGAAGGTGAAGACAAACTCAATAATTATTTTAAGCAGTGCTCCATTGAGATAACTGCGGAGGATCTGGCTAAAATAGGTTTCTTTTTTGCCCATCATTGCGTGCGCTATGATGGAAATAAGCAATACTATAACCCAGATCTATCTCAGCTAGTTCAATCACAAATGCTCATTGCAGGGATGTACGAATTTAGTGGCGAATATGCCAGAACTGTCGGACTTCCAAGTAAATCGGGCGTTGGTGGCGGAATCACAGTAAGTGTACCGAATAAAATGGGTATAGGGGCCTACAGTCCAGCATTGGATCAACATGGCAACTCTGTTGCAGCATATCGCATGATATTGGACTTGGTAAAAGAGAAATCGCTGGGCCTCTTTAATTAG